One Candidatus Methylomirabilota bacterium DNA segment encodes these proteins:
- the recO gene encoding DNA repair protein RecO: MALYRTQGIVIGRRALGESDRLVDFYTRDHGRVRGVAKSARRMRSRFGSALELFTLGELVFFDTGRSELVRVDHFDIVHPFVRVREHLERLGQGAWVIECLTRLTPDRDSQPALFGLTLRSLRALDSGARPQRVASCFALRAVDLLGHRPRIDRCIECGRAYPFPEAALDVTAGGLLCGRCGAGADALPLSGPAVGLLKRLRALAWEEGLRVPLAADLDAELAATLEGVMTRLIGHPPRSARFLAQTRRTLTAHP, from the coding sequence ATGGCGCTCTACCGGACGCAGGGCATCGTCATCGGGCGCCGGGCGCTCGGCGAGAGCGACCGGCTGGTGGACTTCTACACGCGCGACCATGGGCGCGTCCGCGGGGTCGCCAAGTCGGCGCGGCGGATGCGCTCCCGCTTCGGCAGCGCGCTCGAGCTCTTCACGCTGGGCGAGCTGGTCTTCTTCGACACGGGGCGCAGCGAGCTGGTGCGCGTGGACCACTTCGACATCGTCCACCCCTTCGTGCGGGTGCGCGAGCACCTGGAGCGGCTGGGGCAGGGGGCGTGGGTCATCGAGTGCCTGACGCGGCTCACGCCGGATCGCGATTCGCAGCCGGCCCTCTTCGGGCTTACCCTGCGAAGCCTCCGCGCGCTCGACTCCGGCGCCCGGCCTCAGCGGGTCGCCAGCTGCTTCGCACTGCGCGCGGTGGACCTCCTCGGCCACCGGCCGCGGATCGACCGCTGCATCGAGTGCGGGCGCGCTTACCCGTTTCCCGAGGCCGCCCTCGACGTGACGGCAGGCGGACTTCTCTGCGGCCGCTGCGGGGCCGGCGCGGACGCGCTCCCGCTCTCGGGCCCCGCCGTCGGGCTCCTCAAGCGGCTGCGCGCCCTGGCGTGGGAGGAAGGGCTCCGGGTGCCGCTCGCCGCCGACCTCGACGCGGAGCTGGCGGCGACGCTCGAGGGCGTCATGACCCGCCTCATCGGCCACCCGCCGCGCTCCGCCCGCTTTCTCGCCCAGACCCGCCGCACGCTCACCGCGCATCCCTGA